TTCATTTATTCAGGATCCGCATCTGGTAATGGATGAAGAAACTGCCGTATCTATCGCCCTGGAGAAAAATTTTGACCTGATCCTGGAATCGTATCAGGTAGTATTAGCGGAAAACGATAATACCATGGGGAATGCAGGCATGCTCCCCACCATCGACCTGAGTGGGGAAGCCCGGCAAAGTATTCAGAACACTGAGCAACAGTTTTTCTCCGGAGATACACAGTCCCGCACAGCGGCCAAAACCACCAATTACAATGCTGGTGTCAATATGGCCTGGACCCTTTTTGATGGACTGAAGATGTTTGCCACAAAAGAACGTCTGGAGGAAATTCAAAAAACCAACGAATACGCCTTCAGGGCACAGGTGCAGAACGTGCTATCCGATGTAATGAAGGCCTTTTACAACACGGCGTTGGAGCAGGAACGACTGGCGCTACTCCAAAGTACTCTGGCCCTCTCCGAGGAGCGGGTGGGTATCAGTAAGGAGAAATATGAAGTGGGCAAGGCCAGCAAACTGGAATACCTGCAAGCTCAGGTGGACTACAATACTGACCAGTCTGCTCTGGTGCGCCAGCAGGAAGTCATCGCCCGAAGTAAACTGGCACTTCTCCAACTGCTGGGACTGGATACATCGGATAGTCTGTCACTTCAGTACAACTATGAGCTGAATGGGCTGCTAGCTCTTCCTGAGCTGGA
This Marinoscillum sp. 108 DNA region includes the following protein-coding sequences:
- a CDS encoding TolC family protein — encoded protein: MIKGLFILIGMISFIQDPHLVMDEETAVSIALEKNFDLILESYQVVLAENDNTMGNAGMLPTIDLSGEARQSIQNTEQQFFSGDTQSRTAAKTTNYNAGVNMAWTLFDGLKMFATKERLEEIQKTNEYAFRAQVQNVLSDVMKAFYNTALEQERLALLQSTLALSEERVGISKEKYEVGKASKLEYLQAQVDYNTDQSALVRQQEVIARSKLALLQLLGLDTSDSLSLQYNYELNGLLALPELEETALQQNPDLQYLQSQREVAMLTTRERERELYPSLDFNLGYNYSNLKAEAGFLQSNRTNGVNYGLSATMTLFDGLNQQRAIQNSRIQSEYAMTAFEQAKMQLLTAIRSGFLTLKNSLTLVALEEQNLEVAKENVEIALERYRIGKSNPLEIREAQNNAVNAQIRHLEALNSAKIAEIELKRLSGQIIN